A stretch of Gasterosteus aculeatus chromosome 4, fGasAcu3.hap1.1, whole genome shotgun sequence DNA encodes these proteins:
- the bod1l1 gene encoding biorientation of chromosomes in cell division 1-like 1 isoform X6, with the protein MAGLPPGDPQLVSMIVGHLKTQGLFDQFRRDCLADVDTKPAYLNLKQRVDNFVSNHLSNHTWSPHLNKNQLRNNIRQLVLQSGMLEQGVDRIVAQVVDPKVNHLFRPQVERVVREFLSPGSYSEEPPLPLPSTETKPDVSDPEQASTSAPATTSAGDAMSILDTITSLNQEASVRAGSDKGRRGPDELALPAEDGEMDMSVDEEGDGHHDGRTLEEAREPAAEVQALEVKTEDTQEHMDLGKEALMEEVKMEEEEEPGAQEQTEEERESAASKTTGRPAEEKRDDDDGGDGDDVLTSTSQAKHKDRERIKEEYLLEDSDLDGLSDITVSSVHTSDLSSLEEQSEDDELLSDSSEEGELQSDDQEEGAEKREAGGDAEEEERKPRRKAYVHKPFLYSRYYSDSDDEITVEERRRSAAKDKEERLLKRQQNRERMEEKRKQKAAQAEEQDQRKQKGGASLEGPRAKEARKERKVLEKKMALNRKRKLDSRKDGDAPSRRRGDAEGPRKAEVKSAALKPPQPKCLRILSECASSDERPRRTSGSASEDSSEPKRLCDKSRTHSFILELEQGSQEALKQRSVGKFDRFSRKELHLKERKEKERSASDERAKAKQKQEKKCEHQADEAQQKEGAAVKGTPEEKGEKKLKIKSEKKMAPTTREGKPPLSEGVADEGPKDASGKKSRAASVEAVKADKDRSREKEKDKSKEKEKAKGERTSARSDQKQLLRVDSACSSEDMEPDSSKKKEKLSKEPLKRSKSHGEDRPKSKSDNKDGEKEKTKADQDGQKPVKSSSETETKRAKTSDRARTVERARSKSKEETKTLLSRTDSKAPSACKPEKKVNAKEQRGCEEPLQELKSGKKKAEKKDKVPEKKDVRTEETKTPPEDTPEKSLLSSPDEEEQPQKGSFLRDAGTDSDPAAASDDPRDALSAAPPEPPADALLALMDVCTSAGARLPPGSTLQEADLKMKEAALTLLSMDPESTVSSTTGRRGNRGPPGRMQTDGAEPGEPPADEVTASGDEPSAADPSNSEEEVGTEETSEQQQEDITSAENEAEGAEARPEGSGLRGTRDESRDAETHEQAEEEAEDEQAEVDDTAGGAERETAEEETEERNPRTMEHNVLQKTEELTEPDSRSEPVQQISSVSSADGQHDDKTTDSSNKEDEPEGRGGRRRRLSSAGGEPGDEKEMKQPAEQKDEEKFVEVRTGEEAETDRPEEPTELKKPEEPNKPMEPEGPVELMEPEESKESEEPTKPEELMEPEELMEPEESKESEELMEPEESKESEELEKLKESEEPKEPEELPEPEESKESEKPNKSMELEESEKPKEPEGPTESEEPEGPTESEGPKESEEPPEPEGRKESEQPPESEEPKEPEGPTESEEPEEPKEPEGPTESEEPEEPKEPEGLKESEEPLELEEPKEPKGPTESEEPKEPEGPKESEEPLEPEGPKESEEPLEPEGPKEPKGPTESEEPLEPEGPKEPKGPTESEEPKEPEGPKESEGPKESEEPLEPEGPKESEGPKESEEPKEPEGPKESEEPLEPEGPKESEEPKEPEGPTESEELKEPEGPTESEEPKESEEPKEPEEPEGQTESEEPNESEELPEPEKTPEPEGPKESEEPNEPEEPPSCPGRRAGRGASGDDEKEEKQEMEEKQEMEEKQEMVEKQEMVEKQEKESTGREETTEEESAGGGSPVDLRSEAAGDPADTRKPAMKRRRSEEMQESVEAEEDVKKDSSPEEPRVEEPASGGDEEEEKGAATRATTRAASRLEAERNKPSKPSTRASRQGGRDEAAAAATRGTRGQATRGARKREASPPAVRTRGGQKPEEPPSKRAKR; encoded by the exons ATGGCCGGCCTCCCCCCCGGAGACCCGCAGCTCGTCTCCATGATCGTCGGCCACCTGAAGACTCAGGGGCTCTTCGACCAGTTCCGGAGGGACTGCCTCGCAGACGTTGACACAAAG cCAGCTTACTTGAACCTGAAACAAAGAGTGGACAACTTTGTCTCCAACCACCTGTCCAACCACACGTGGAGTCCTCATCTGAACAAGAACCAGCTGAGAAACAACATCCGCCAACTTGTGCTGCA GTCCGGCATGCTGGAGCAGGGAGTGGACAGGATCGTGGCCCAGGTGGTGGATCCCAAAGTCAACCATCTCTTCAGGCCGCAGGTGGAGCGGGTGGTCCGGGAGTTCCTGTCGCCCGGCAGCTACTCGGAGGAGCCGCCGCTGCCGCTTCCTTCGACGGAGACCAAACCTGACGTCAGCGACCCGGAGCAAG CCTCCACCTCTGCGCCGGCCACCACCTCTGCCGGCGACGCCATGTCCATCCTGGACACCATCACCTCCCTCAACCAGGAGGCCAGCGTCAGGGCCGGCTCGGACAAAGGACGCAGAGGCCCAGACGAGCTCGCGCTGCCGGCGGAGGACGGCGAGATGGACATGAGTGTGGACGAGGAAGGAGACGGCCACCATGACGGGAGGACGCTGGAAGAGGCCCGGGAGCCGGCGGCGGAGGTCCAGGCGTTAGAAGTGAAGACGGAGGACACTCAGGAACACATGGATCTGGGAAAAGAAGCGttgatggaggaggtgaagatggaggaggaggaggagcctggaGCTCAGGAGCAgaccgaggaggagagagagagcgcggccAGCAAAACAACAGGAAGACCCGCAGAAGAGAagcgtgatgatgatgatggtggtgatggtgatgatgtgcTGACATCTACGAGTCAGGCCAAGCACAAAGACCGAGAGAGGATAAAAGAAG AATACCTGCTGGAGGACTCGGACCTGGACGGGCTGAGCGACATCACGGTGAGCTCCGTCCACACCAGCGACTTGTCGTCGTTGGAGGAACAAAGTGAAGACGACGAGCTGCTGTCGGATTCTTCTGAAGAGGGAGAACTTCAATCGGACG ATCAAGAGGAGGGAGCAGAAAAGAGAGAAGCCGGCGGCgacgcagaggaagaagagcggaAACCTCGGCGCAAGGCGTACGTGCACAAGCCCTTCCTCTACTCCCGTTACTATAGCGACTCGGATGATGAGATCACCGTGGAAGAGCGTCGGAGAAGTGCG GCGAAGGACAAAGAGGAACGGCTGCTGAAGAGGCAGCAGAACCGAGAGCGGATGGAGGAGAAGCGCAAGCAGAAAGCCGCGCAGGCGGAAGAACAAG ACCAGAGGAAACAGAAGGGCGGAGCCTCTCTGGAGGGCCCGAGAGCCAAGGAGGCTCGCAAAGAAAGAAAGGTCCTGGAGAAGAAGATGGCCctcaacaggaagaggaagctggaCTCGAG GAAGGACGGAGATGCTccaagcaggaggagaggagatgcaGAAGGACCCAGGAAAGCC GAAGTGAAATCCGCGGCCCTGAAGCCCCCGCAACCGAAATGCCTCCGAATTCTGTCGGAATGTGCCTCTTCCGACGAGCGGCCCAGAAGGACGAGCGGCAGCGCCTCAGAGGACTCCAGCGAGCCCAAGAGGCTGTGCGACAAAAGCCGGACTCACTCCTTCATCCTGGAGCTGGAGCAAGGCTCCCAGGAGGCGCTCAAGCAGCGCTCCGTCGGGAAGTTCGACCGGTTCTCCCGTAAAGAACTTCACCTGAAAGAACGCAAGGAGAAAGAACGCAGCGCGTCAGACGAACGCGCCAAAGCCAAAcagaagcaggagaagaagtgtGAACATCAGGCAGATGAAGCCCAGCAGAAGGAAGGTGCTGCTGTCAAAGGGACCCCTGAAGAGAAAGGTGAGAAGAAACTTAAGATCAAAAGTGAGAAGAAAATGGCTCCAACCACCAGAGAAGGAAAGCCGCCTTTGTCAGAAGGTGTCGCAGATGAAGGTCCTAAAGACGCTTCCGGCAAGAAGTCCAGAGCTGCGTCTGTGGAGGCTGTCAAAGCCGACAAGGACAGGAgtagggagaaggagaaagataagagcaaagaaaaggagaaggcCAAAGGAGAGAGAACCTCGGCGAGGAGTGACCAGAAGCAGCTCCTGCGTGTTGATTCCGCCTGCTCGTCTGAGGACATGGAGCCCGACAGCTccaagaagaaagagaaactcTCCAAGGAACCGCTGAAGAGGTCCAAGAGCCACGGCGAGGACCGGCCCAAATCCAAAAGCGACAATAAAGACGGCGAGaaggaaaagacaaaagcagaTCAAGACGGCCAGAAACCCGTCAAGAGCAGCTCTGAAACGGAGACGAAAAGGGCCAAGACGTCCGATAGAGCGAGAACCGTGGAAAGAGCCAGATCCAAGTCCAAAGAGGAGACCAAGACTCTGTTATCGAGGACTGACAGTAAAGCTCCGAGCGCCTGCAAACCCGAGAAGAAGGTCAATGCGAAGGAGCAGAGGGGCTGCGAGGAGCctctgcaggagctgaagaGTGGAAAGAAAAAAGCGGAGAAGAAGGACAAAGTCCCAGAAAAGAAAGAcgtgaggacagaagagacgaAGACTCCCCCAGAGGACACACCGGAAAAGTCTTTGCTTTCCTCCcccgatgaagaggagcagccgcAGAAAGGCTCCTTCCTCCGGGACGCCGGCACGGACTCCGaccccgccgccgcctccgacGACCCCCGTGACGCCCtgagcgccgccccccccgagCCGCCGGCCGACGCCCTGCTGGCTCTGATGGACGTCTGCACCTCAGCGGGGGCCAGACTCCCCCCCGGGTCGACCCTGCAGGAGGCCGACCTGAAGATGAAAGAGGCGGCTCTGACTCTCCTCTCCATGGATCCCGAGAGCACCGTGTCCTCCACGACGGGCCGGCGGGGGAACCGCGGCCCCCCAGGGCGGATGCAAACCGATGGCGCCGAGCCAGGAGAGCCTCCGGCCGATGAGGTCACGGCCTCCGGGGACGAGCCGAGCGCTGCAG ATCCGTCTAATTCTGAGGAGGAAGTCGGGACGGAGGAAACATCCGAGCAG cagcaggaggacatCACCTCCGCTGAGAATGAAGCTGAAGGTGCAGAAGCCCGTCCCGAGGGAAGCGGCCTACGAG GAACGAGGGACGAAAGCAGAGACGCGGAGACCCACGAGCAG GCAGAGGAAGAAGCTGAGGACGAGCAGGCCGAGGTGGACGACA ctgcaggtggagctgAGAGGGAAACAGCGGAGGAAGAAACGGAGGAGAGGAACCCACGAACT ATGGAACACAACGTCCTGCAGAAGACCGAGGAGCTCACGGAACCCGACAGTCGGTCCGAACCCGTCCAACAAATCA GTAGCGTCTCCAGCGCAGACGGCCAGCACGATGACAAGACGACCGACTCGTCCAACAAG GAGGACGAGCCGGAGGGACGAGGGGGACGTAGACGAAGGCTCTCCTCAGCAGGAGGAGAACCTG GtgatgagaaggaaatgaaACAGCCTGCTGAG CAGAAAGATGAGGAGAAGTTTGTGGAGGTCAGAAccggagaggaggcggagacaGACCGACCGGAGGAACCGACGGAACTGAAGAAACCAGAGGAACCAAATAAACCGATGGAACCAGAGGGACCAGTGGAACTGATGGAACCGGAGGAATCAAAGGAATCTGAGGAACCAACGAAACCAGAGGAACTGATGGAACCGGAGGAACTGATGGAACCGGAGGAATCAAAGGAATCTGAGGAACTGATGGAACCGGAGGAATCAAAGGAATCTGAGGAACTGGAGAAATTAAAAGAATCTGAGGAACCGAAGGAACCAGAAGAACTGCCGGAACCAGAGGAATCAAAGGAATCTGAGAAACCAAATAAATCGATGGAACTGGAAGAATCTGAGAAACCGAAGGAACCAGAGGGACCGACGGAATCGGAGGAACCTGAGGGACCGACTGAGTCGGAGGGACCGAAGGAATCTGAGGAACCGCCGGAACCAGAGGGACGGAAGGAATCTGAGCAACCGCCGGAATCTGAGGAACCGAAGGAACCAGAGGGGCCGACGGAGTCGGAGGAACCTGAGGAACCGAAGGAACCAGAGGGACCGACGGAGTCGGAGGAACCTGAGGAACCGAAGGAACCAGAGGGACTGAAGGAATCTGAGGAACCGCTGGAATTGGAGGAACCGAAGGAACCAAAGGGACCGACGGAGTCGGAGGAACCGAAGGAACCAGAGGGACCGAAGGAATCTGAGGAACCGCTGGAACCAGAGGGACCGAAGGAATCTGAGGAACCGCTGGAACCAGAGGGACCGAAGGAACCAAAGGGGCCGACGGAGTCGGAGGAACCGCTGGAACCAGAGGGACCGAAGGAACCAAAGGGGCCGACGGAGTCGGAGGAACCGAAGGAACCAGAGGGACCGAAGGAATCTGAGGGACCGAAGGAATCTGAGGAACCGCTGGAACCAGAGGGACCGAAGGAATCTGAGGGACCGAAGGAGTCTGAGGAACCGAAGGAACCAGAGGGACCGAAGGAATCTGAGGAACCGCTGGAACCAGAGGGACCGAAGGAATCTGAGGAACCGAAGGAACCAGAGGGACCGACTGAGTCGGAGGAACTGAAGGAACCAGAGGGACCGACGGAGTCGGAGGAACCTAAGGAATCTGAGGAACCAAAGGAACCAGAGGAACCGGAGGGACAGACGGAGTCGGAGGAACCGAATGAATCTGAGGAACTGCCGGAACCAGAAAAAACGCCGGAACCGGAGGGACCGAAGGAATCTGAGGAACCGAATGAACCGGAGGAACCTCCGAGCTGCCCGGGGAGGCGTGCAGGCCGAGGGGCCTCTGGAG AtgatgagaaggaggagaagcaggagatggaggagaagcaggagatggaggagaagcaggagatggtggagaagcaggagatggtggagaagcaggagaaggagagcacCGGCAGAGAGGAG ACCACTGAGGAGgaatctgcaggaggaggaagtccaGTCGACCTTCGGTCTGAAGCTGCAGGAGACCCCGCCGACACAC GTAAACcagcgatgaagaggaggagatctgAGGAGATGCAGGAATCTGTGGAG GCTGAAGAGGACGTGAAGAAGGACAGCAGTCCAGAAGAACCTCGTGTGGAGGAACCTGCCAGTGGTggtgacgaggaggaagaaaagggagcCGCGACCAGAGCGACGACACGGGCGGCGTCTCGCCTGGAGGCCGAGAG AAACAAGCCCAGCAAACCGTCCACGCGAGCCAGCCGGCAGGGCGGCAGAGacgaggccgccgccgccgccacgcg CGGGACGAGGGGCCAGGCGACCAGGGGGGCCCGTAAGCGGGAGGCCAGCCCCCCTGCGGTGCGAACACGGGGTGGACAGAAGCCAGAGGAGCCCCCTTCCAAGAGGGCCAAGCGCTAG
- the bod1l1 gene encoding biorientation of chromosomes in cell division 1-like 1 isoform X5: MAGLPPGDPQLVSMIVGHLKTQGLFDQFRRDCLADVDTKPAYLNLKQRVDNFVSNHLSNHTWSPHLNKNQLRNNIRQLVLQSGMLEQGVDRIVAQVVDPKVNHLFRPQVERVVREFLSPGSYSEEPPLPLPSTETKPDVSDPEQASTSAPATTSAGDAMSILDTITSLNQEASVRAGSDKGRRGPDELALPAEDGEMDMSVDEEGDGHHDGRTLEEAREPAAEVQALEVKTEDTQEHMDLGKEALMEEVKMEEEEEPGAQEQTEEERESAASKTTGRPAEEKRDDDDGGDGDDVLTSTSQAKHKDRERIKEEYLLEDSDLDGLSDITVSSVHTSDLSSLEEQSEDDELLSDSSEEGELQSDDQEEGAEKREAGGDAEEEERKPRRKAYVHKPFLYSRYYSDSDDEITVEERRRSAAKDKEERLLKRQQNRERMEEKRKQKAAQAEEQDQRKQKGGASLEGPRAKEARKERKVLEKKMALNRKRKLDSRKDGDAPSRRRGDAEGPRKAEVKSAALKPPQPKCLRILSECASSDERPRRTSGSASEDSSEPKRLCDKSRTHSFILELEQGSQEALKQRSVGKFDRFSRKELHLKERKEKERSASDERAKAKQKQEKKCEHQADEAQQKEGAAVKGTPEEKGEKKLKIKSEKKMAPTTREGKPPLSEGVADEGPKDASGKKSRAASVEAVKADKDRSREKEKDKSKEKEKAKGERTSARSDQKQLLRVDSACSSEDMEPDSSKKKEKLSKEPLKRSKSHGEDRPKSKSDNKDGEKEKTKADQDGQKPVKSSSETETKRAKTSDRARTVERARSKSKEETKTLLSRTDSKAPSACKPEKKVNAKEQRGCEEPLQELKSGKKKAEKKDKVPEKKDVRTEETKTPPEDTPEKSLLSSPDEEEQPQKGSFLRDAGTDSDPAAASDDPRDALSAAPPEPPADALLALMDVCTSAGARLPPGSTLQEADLKMKEAALTLLSMDPESTVSSTTGRRGNRGPPGRMQTDGAEPGEPPADEVTASGDEPSAADPSNSEEEVGTEETSEQQQEDITSAENEAEGAEARPEGSGLRAGTRDESRDAETHEQAEEEAEDEQAEVDDTAGGAERETAEEETEERNPRTMEHNVLQKTEELTEPDSRSEPVQQISSVSSADGQHDDKTTDSSNKEDEPEGRGGRRRRLSSAGGEPGDEKEMKQPAEQKDEEKFVEVRTGEEAETDRPEEPTELKKPEEPNKPMEPEGPVELMEPEESKESEEPTKPEELMEPEELMEPEESKESEELMEPEESKESEELEKLKESEEPKEPEELPEPEESKESEKPNKSMELEESEKPKEPEGPTESEEPEGPTESEGPKESEEPPEPEGRKESEQPPESEEPKEPEGPTESEEPEEPKEPEGPTESEEPEEPKEPEGLKESEEPLELEEPKEPKGPTESEEPKEPEGPKESEEPLEPEGPKESEEPLEPEGPKEPKGPTESEEPLEPEGPKEPKGPTESEEPKEPEGPKESEGPKESEEPLEPEGPKESEGPKESEEPKEPEGPKESEEPLEPEGPKESEEPKEPEGPTESEELKEPEGPTESEEPKESEEPKEPEEPEGQTESEEPNESEELPEPEKTPEPEGPKESEEPNEPEEPPSCPGRRAGRGASGDDEKEEKQEMEEKQEMEEKQEMVEKQEMVEKQEKESTGREETTEEESAGGGSPVDLRSEAAGDPADTRKPAMKRRRSEEMQESVEAEEDVKKDSSPEEPRVEEPASGGDEEEEKGAATRATTRAASRLEAERNKPSKPSTRASRQGGRDEAAAAATRGTRGQATRGARKREASPPAVRTRGGQKPEEPPSKRAKR; this comes from the exons ATGGCCGGCCTCCCCCCCGGAGACCCGCAGCTCGTCTCCATGATCGTCGGCCACCTGAAGACTCAGGGGCTCTTCGACCAGTTCCGGAGGGACTGCCTCGCAGACGTTGACACAAAG cCAGCTTACTTGAACCTGAAACAAAGAGTGGACAACTTTGTCTCCAACCACCTGTCCAACCACACGTGGAGTCCTCATCTGAACAAGAACCAGCTGAGAAACAACATCCGCCAACTTGTGCTGCA GTCCGGCATGCTGGAGCAGGGAGTGGACAGGATCGTGGCCCAGGTGGTGGATCCCAAAGTCAACCATCTCTTCAGGCCGCAGGTGGAGCGGGTGGTCCGGGAGTTCCTGTCGCCCGGCAGCTACTCGGAGGAGCCGCCGCTGCCGCTTCCTTCGACGGAGACCAAACCTGACGTCAGCGACCCGGAGCAAG CCTCCACCTCTGCGCCGGCCACCACCTCTGCCGGCGACGCCATGTCCATCCTGGACACCATCACCTCCCTCAACCAGGAGGCCAGCGTCAGGGCCGGCTCGGACAAAGGACGCAGAGGCCCAGACGAGCTCGCGCTGCCGGCGGAGGACGGCGAGATGGACATGAGTGTGGACGAGGAAGGAGACGGCCACCATGACGGGAGGACGCTGGAAGAGGCCCGGGAGCCGGCGGCGGAGGTCCAGGCGTTAGAAGTGAAGACGGAGGACACTCAGGAACACATGGATCTGGGAAAAGAAGCGttgatggaggaggtgaagatggaggaggaggaggagcctggaGCTCAGGAGCAgaccgaggaggagagagagagcgcggccAGCAAAACAACAGGAAGACCCGCAGAAGAGAagcgtgatgatgatgatggtggtgatggtgatgatgtgcTGACATCTACGAGTCAGGCCAAGCACAAAGACCGAGAGAGGATAAAAGAAG AATACCTGCTGGAGGACTCGGACCTGGACGGGCTGAGCGACATCACGGTGAGCTCCGTCCACACCAGCGACTTGTCGTCGTTGGAGGAACAAAGTGAAGACGACGAGCTGCTGTCGGATTCTTCTGAAGAGGGAGAACTTCAATCGGACG ATCAAGAGGAGGGAGCAGAAAAGAGAGAAGCCGGCGGCgacgcagaggaagaagagcggaAACCTCGGCGCAAGGCGTACGTGCACAAGCCCTTCCTCTACTCCCGTTACTATAGCGACTCGGATGATGAGATCACCGTGGAAGAGCGTCGGAGAAGTGCG GCGAAGGACAAAGAGGAACGGCTGCTGAAGAGGCAGCAGAACCGAGAGCGGATGGAGGAGAAGCGCAAGCAGAAAGCCGCGCAGGCGGAAGAACAAG ACCAGAGGAAACAGAAGGGCGGAGCCTCTCTGGAGGGCCCGAGAGCCAAGGAGGCTCGCAAAGAAAGAAAGGTCCTGGAGAAGAAGATGGCCctcaacaggaagaggaagctggaCTCGAG GAAGGACGGAGATGCTccaagcaggaggagaggagatgcaGAAGGACCCAGGAAAGCC GAAGTGAAATCCGCGGCCCTGAAGCCCCCGCAACCGAAATGCCTCCGAATTCTGTCGGAATGTGCCTCTTCCGACGAGCGGCCCAGAAGGACGAGCGGCAGCGCCTCAGAGGACTCCAGCGAGCCCAAGAGGCTGTGCGACAAAAGCCGGACTCACTCCTTCATCCTGGAGCTGGAGCAAGGCTCCCAGGAGGCGCTCAAGCAGCGCTCCGTCGGGAAGTTCGACCGGTTCTCCCGTAAAGAACTTCACCTGAAAGAACGCAAGGAGAAAGAACGCAGCGCGTCAGACGAACGCGCCAAAGCCAAAcagaagcaggagaagaagtgtGAACATCAGGCAGATGAAGCCCAGCAGAAGGAAGGTGCTGCTGTCAAAGGGACCCCTGAAGAGAAAGGTGAGAAGAAACTTAAGATCAAAAGTGAGAAGAAAATGGCTCCAACCACCAGAGAAGGAAAGCCGCCTTTGTCAGAAGGTGTCGCAGATGAAGGTCCTAAAGACGCTTCCGGCAAGAAGTCCAGAGCTGCGTCTGTGGAGGCTGTCAAAGCCGACAAGGACAGGAgtagggagaaggagaaagataagagcaaagaaaaggagaaggcCAAAGGAGAGAGAACCTCGGCGAGGAGTGACCAGAAGCAGCTCCTGCGTGTTGATTCCGCCTGCTCGTCTGAGGACATGGAGCCCGACAGCTccaagaagaaagagaaactcTCCAAGGAACCGCTGAAGAGGTCCAAGAGCCACGGCGAGGACCGGCCCAAATCCAAAAGCGACAATAAAGACGGCGAGaaggaaaagacaaaagcagaTCAAGACGGCCAGAAACCCGTCAAGAGCAGCTCTGAAACGGAGACGAAAAGGGCCAAGACGTCCGATAGAGCGAGAACCGTGGAAAGAGCCAGATCCAAGTCCAAAGAGGAGACCAAGACTCTGTTATCGAGGACTGACAGTAAAGCTCCGAGCGCCTGCAAACCCGAGAAGAAGGTCAATGCGAAGGAGCAGAGGGGCTGCGAGGAGCctctgcaggagctgaagaGTGGAAAGAAAAAAGCGGAGAAGAAGGACAAAGTCCCAGAAAAGAAAGAcgtgaggacagaagagacgaAGACTCCCCCAGAGGACACACCGGAAAAGTCTTTGCTTTCCTCCcccgatgaagaggagcagccgcAGAAAGGCTCCTTCCTCCGGGACGCCGGCACGGACTCCGaccccgccgccgcctccgacGACCCCCGTGACGCCCtgagcgccgccccccccgagCCGCCGGCCGACGCCCTGCTGGCTCTGATGGACGTCTGCACCTCAGCGGGGGCCAGACTCCCCCCCGGGTCGACCCTGCAGGAGGCCGACCTGAAGATGAAAGAGGCGGCTCTGACTCTCCTCTCCATGGATCCCGAGAGCACCGTGTCCTCCACGACGGGCCGGCGGGGGAACCGCGGCCCCCCAGGGCGGATGCAAACCGATGGCGCCGAGCCAGGAGAGCCTCCGGCCGATGAGGTCACGGCCTCCGGGGACGAGCCGAGCGCTGCAG ATCCGTCTAATTCTGAGGAGGAAGTCGGGACGGAGGAAACATCCGAGCAG cagcaggaggacatCACCTCCGCTGAGAATGAAGCTGAAGGTGCAGAAGCCCGTCCCGAGGGAAGCGGCCTACGAG CAGGAACGAGGGACGAAAGCAGAGACGCGGAGACCCACGAGCAG GCAGAGGAAGAAGCTGAGGACGAGCAGGCCGAGGTGGACGACA ctgcaggtggagctgAGAGGGAAACAGCGGAGGAAGAAACGGAGGAGAGGAACCCACGAACT ATGGAACACAACGTCCTGCAGAAGACCGAGGAGCTCACGGAACCCGACAGTCGGTCCGAACCCGTCCAACAAATCA GTAGCGTCTCCAGCGCAGACGGCCAGCACGATGACAAGACGACCGACTCGTCCAACAAG GAGGACGAGCCGGAGGGACGAGGGGGACGTAGACGAAGGCTCTCCTCAGCAGGAGGAGAACCTG GtgatgagaaggaaatgaaACAGCCTGCTGAG CAGAAAGATGAGGAGAAGTTTGTGGAGGTCAGAAccggagaggaggcggagacaGACCGACCGGAGGAACCGACGGAACTGAAGAAACCAGAGGAACCAAATAAACCGATGGAACCAGAGGGACCAGTGGAACTGATGGAACCGGAGGAATCAAAGGAATCTGAGGAACCAACGAAACCAGAGGAACTGATGGAACCGGAGGAACTGATGGAACCGGAGGAATCAAAGGAATCTGAGGAACTGATGGAACCGGAGGAATCAAAGGAATCTGAGGAACTGGAGAAATTAAAAGAATCTGAGGAACCGAAGGAACCAGAAGAACTGCCGGAACCAGAGGAATCAAAGGAATCTGAGAAACCAAATAAATCGATGGAACTGGAAGAATCTGAGAAACCGAAGGAACCAGAGGGACCGACGGAATCGGAGGAACCTGAGGGACCGACTGAGTCGGAGGGACCGAAGGAATCTGAGGAACCGCCGGAACCAGAGGGACGGAAGGAATCTGAGCAACCGCCGGAATCTGAGGAACCGAAGGAACCAGAGGGGCCGACGGAGTCGGAGGAACCTGAGGAACCGAAGGAACCAGAGGGACCGACGGAGTCGGAGGAACCTGAGGAACCGAAGGAACCAGAGGGACTGAAGGAATCTGAGGAACCGCTGGAATTGGAGGAACCGAAGGAACCAAAGGGACCGACGGAGTCGGAGGAACCGAAGGAACCAGAGGGACCGAAGGAATCTGAGGAACCGCTGGAACCAGAGGGACCGAAGGAATCTGAGGAACCGCTGGAACCAGAGGGACCGAAGGAACCAAAGGGGCCGACGGAGTCGGAGGAACCGCTGGAACCAGAGGGACCGAAGGAACCAAAGGGGCCGACGGAGTCGGAGGAACCGAAGGAACCAGAGGGACCGAAGGAATCTGAGGGACCGAAGGAATCTGAGGAACCGCTGGAACCAGAGGGACCGAAGGAATCTGAGGGACCGAAGGAGTCTGAGGAACCGAAGGAACCAGAGGGACCGAAGGAATCTGAGGAACCGCTGGAACCAGAGGGACCGAAGGAATCTGAGGAACCGAAGGAACCAGAGGGACCGACTGAGTCGGAGGAACTGAAGGAACCAGAGGGACCGACGGAGTCGGAGGAACCTAAGGAATCTGAGGAACCAAAGGAACCAGAGGAACCGGAGGGACAGACGGAGTCGGAGGAACCGAATGAATCTGAGGAACTGCCGGAACCAGAAAAAACGCCGGAACCGGAGGGACCGAAGGAATCTGAGGAACCGAATGAACCGGAGGAACCTCCGAGCTGCCCGGGGAGGCGTGCAGGCCGAGGGGCCTCTGGAG AtgatgagaaggaggagaagcaggagatggaggagaagcaggagatggaggagaagcaggagatggtggagaagcaggagatggtggagaagcaggagaaggagagcacCGGCAGAGAGGAG ACCACTGAGGAGgaatctgcaggaggaggaagtccaGTCGACCTTCGGTCTGAAGCTGCAGGAGACCCCGCCGACACAC GTAAACcagcgatgaagaggaggagatctgAGGAGATGCAGGAATCTGTGGAG GCTGAAGAGGACGTGAAGAAGGACAGCAGTCCAGAAGAACCTCGTGTGGAGGAACCTGCCAGTGGTggtgacgaggaggaagaaaagggagcCGCGACCAGAGCGACGACACGGGCGGCGTCTCGCCTGGAGGCCGAGAG AAACAAGCCCAGCAAACCGTCCACGCGAGCCAGCCGGCAGGGCGGCAGAGacgaggccgccgccgccgccacgcg CGGGACGAGGGGCCAGGCGACCAGGGGGGCCCGTAAGCGGGAGGCCAGCCCCCCTGCGGTGCGAACACGGGGTGGACAGAAGCCAGAGGAGCCCCCTTCCAAGAGGGCCAAGCGCTAG